In Rhodoferax sediminis, the sequence GGAGGTGCGCATCAGCAACTACCGCGCGCAGCAGATTTACGAGCGTTACGGCTACCGGCGCGTCGGCCAGCGCAAGAATTACTATCCCGCCGTGCAGGGCAAGCGCGAGGATGCCATCGTCATGAGCCTGAAGCTGTGAGGCTGGACCTCGACGAACGCCAGCGCGCCATGCTGGCGGAGATGAATATCCCGGTCTGGTGGCCGCCAGCGGCCGCCGAAGCCGAGGTGGAAGGCATTGCCATGGTCGCGCCGGCCGTATCCGCCGCCGTGCCGCGTGCGGCCATTCCACCGGTCGCTCCTGAATCAATAGCTGCCAGCAAACGACCAGCAAGGGCTGCAGACCTGAAACCTTCAGAAGATCGGGCGGCGCCGGCGCTGCAGCCACTACCCGCCGGCATCGCCACCATGGACTGGCCGGCGCTACAGGCCGCGGTTGCCGGCTGCCGCGCCTGCAGGCTGTGCGAGGGCCGCCACAACACGGTGTTCGGCGTCGGCCCGGCCGCGCCTGCGCCCGGCCGGGCGCCGCAGGTCGACTGGCTGATCGTGGGCGAGGCGCCCGGCGAAAAGGAAGACCTGGCGGGCGAGCCCTTCGTCGGCCCGGCCGGCAAGCTGCTCGACAATATGCTCAAGGCCATCGGACTGGACCGCCACGCCAACGTCTTCATCGCCAACGTCATCAAATGCCGCCCGCCCGGCAACCGCAACCCTGAGCCGGGGGAGGTGGCGCAGTGCGAGCCCTACCTGCGCCGGCAGATCGAACTGCTTGAGCCCAAAATCATTCTGGCCATGGGCCGCTTCGCCGTGAACGCGCTGCTGCAGGCCACGGTACCCGAGGTGCACAAGCTGCCGCTGGGCAAGCTGCGCGGGCAGCCGCACCAGTACCGCGGCGTGCCGGTGATCGCGACCTACCACCC encodes:
- a CDS encoding uracil-DNA glycosylase; the protein is MDLDERQRAMLAEMNIPVWWPPAAAEAEVEGIAMVAPAVSAAVPRAAIPPVAPESIAASKRPARAADLKPSEDRAAPALQPLPAGIATMDWPALQAAVAGCRACRLCEGRHNTVFGVGPAAPAPGRAPQVDWLIVGEAPGEKEDLAGEPFVGPAGKLLDNMLKAIGLDRHANVFIANVIKCRPPGNRNPEPGEVAQCEPYLRRQIELLEPKIILAMGRFAVNALLQATVPEVHKLPLGKLRGQPHQYRGVPVIATYHPAYLLRNLPDKAKAWADLCLALEVLQRRA